From one Streptomyces sp. NBC_01478 genomic stretch:
- a CDS encoding polyribonucleotide nucleotidyltransferase, which translates to MENETHYAEAVIDNGTFGTRTIRFETGRLAKQAAGSAVAYLDDDTMVLSATTASKNPKDQLDFFPLTVDVEERMYAAGKIPGSFFRREGRPSEDAILTCRLIDRPLRPSFKKGLRNEIQVVATIMALNPDHLYDVVAINAASASTQLAGLPFSGPVGGVRVALINGQWVAFPTHTELEDAVFDMVVAGRVLEDGDVAIMMVEAEATEKTIQLVAGGAEAPTEEVVASGLDAAKPFIKVLCKAQSDLAAKAAKPTGEFPIFLDYQDDVLEALTAAVRPELASALTIAGKQDREAEIDRVKTLAAEKLLPEFEGREKEISAAYRSLTKSLVRERVIKEKKRIDGRGVTDIRTLAAEVEAIPRVHGSALFERGETQILGVTTLNMLRMEQQLDTLSPVTRKRYMHNYNFPPYSVGETGRVGSPKRREIGHGALAERALVPVLPTREEFPYAIRQVSEALGSNGSTSMGSVCASTMSLLNAGVPLKAPVAGIAMGLISQEINGETHYVALTDILGAEDAFGDMDFKVAGTKEFVTALQLDTKLDGIPASVLAAALKQARDARLHILDVMMEAIDTPDEMSPNAPRIITVKIPVDKIGEVIGPKGKMINQIQEDTGADITIEDDGTIYIGAAQGSQAEAARAVINGIANPTMPEVGERYLGTVVKTTTFGAFVSLLPGKDGLLHISQIRKLAGGKRVENVEDVVGVGQKVQVEIAEIDSRGKLSLIPVIEGEENAEDDKKDDGDK; encoded by the coding sequence GTGGAGAACGAGACCCACTACGCCGAGGCCGTCATTGACAACGGCACTTTCGGCACCCGCACCATCCGCTTCGAGACGGGCCGCCTGGCCAAGCAGGCCGCCGGCTCCGCCGTGGCGTACCTGGACGACGACACCATGGTGCTGTCGGCCACCACCGCCTCCAAGAACCCCAAGGACCAGCTCGACTTCTTCCCCCTCACGGTGGACGTCGAGGAGCGGATGTACGCCGCCGGCAAGATCCCCGGCAGCTTCTTCCGCCGTGAGGGCCGGCCTTCCGAGGACGCGATCCTCACCTGCCGCCTGATCGACCGCCCGCTGCGCCCGTCCTTCAAGAAGGGCCTGCGCAACGAGATCCAGGTCGTCGCGACGATCATGGCCCTCAACCCCGACCACCTGTACGACGTCGTGGCGATCAACGCCGCCTCCGCGTCCACGCAGTTGGCCGGTCTGCCCTTCTCCGGCCCGGTCGGCGGCGTCCGCGTCGCGCTGATCAACGGCCAGTGGGTCGCGTTCCCGACGCACACCGAGCTCGAGGACGCCGTCTTCGACATGGTCGTCGCCGGTCGCGTCCTGGAGGACGGCGACGTCGCGATCATGATGGTCGAGGCCGAGGCCACCGAGAAGACCATCCAGTTGGTCGCGGGCGGCGCCGAGGCGCCGACCGAGGAGGTCGTCGCCTCCGGTCTGGACGCCGCGAAGCCCTTCATCAAGGTGCTCTGCAAGGCCCAGTCCGACCTCGCCGCGAAGGCCGCCAAGCCGACCGGCGAGTTCCCGATCTTCCTCGACTACCAGGACGACGTCCTGGAGGCCCTCACCGCCGCCGTCCGCCCGGAGCTCGCCTCCGCGCTGACCATCGCCGGCAAGCAGGACCGCGAGGCCGAGATCGACCGCGTCAAGACTCTCGCCGCCGAGAAGCTCCTCCCGGAGTTCGAGGGCCGCGAGAAGGAGATCTCCGCCGCGTACCGCTCGCTGACCAAGTCCCTGGTCCGTGAGCGCGTCATCAAGGAGAAGAAGCGCATCGACGGCCGCGGTGTCACCGACATCCGCACCCTGGCCGCCGAGGTCGAGGCCATCCCGCGCGTGCACGGTTCCGCGCTGTTCGAGCGTGGCGAGACCCAGATCCTGGGCGTCACCACCCTCAACATGCTCCGCATGGAGCAGCAGTTGGACACCCTCTCCCCGGTGACCCGCAAGCGCTACATGCACAACTACAACTTCCCGCCGTACTCGGTCGGCGAGACCGGCCGCGTCGGCTCCCCGAAGCGCCGCGAGATCGGCCACGGAGCGCTCGCCGAGCGCGCCCTGGTCCCGGTCCTGCCGACGCGCGAGGAGTTCCCCTACGCGATCCGTCAGGTCTCCGAGGCCCTCGGGTCGAACGGCTCGACGTCCATGGGCTCGGTCTGCGCCTCCACCATGTCGCTGCTGAACGCCGGTGTGCCCCTCAAGGCCCCCGTCGCCGGTATCGCCATGGGTCTGATCTCCCAGGAGATCAACGGCGAGACGCACTACGTCGCCCTCACCGACATCCTCGGTGCGGAGGACGCCTTCGGCGACATGGACTTCAAGGTCGCCGGCACCAAGGAGTTCGTCACCGCCCTCCAGCTCGACACCAAGCTGGACGGCATCCCCGCCTCCGTCCTGGCCGCCGCTCTCAAGCAGGCCCGTGACGCCCGCCTCCACATCCTCGACGTGATGATGGAAGCGATCGACACGCCGGACGAGATGTCCCCGAACGCCCCGCGGATCATCACCGTCAAGATCCCCGTGGACAAGATCGGCGAGGTCATCGGCCCGAAGGGCAAGATGATCAACCAGATCCAGGAGGACACCGGCGCCGACATCACGATCGAGGACGACGGCACCATCTACATCGGTGCCGCGCAGGGCTCGCAGGCCGAGGCCGCTCGCGCAGTGATCAACGGCATCGCCAACCCGACCATGCCGGAGGTCGGCGAGCGCTACCTGGGTACGGTCGTCAAGACCACCACCTTCGGTGCGTTCGTGTCGCTGCTCCCGGGCAAGGACGGTCTGCTGCACATCTCGCAGATCCGCAAGCTCGCCGGCGGCAAGCGCGTGGAGAACGTCGAGGACGTCGTCGGCGTGGGCCAGAAGGTCCAGGTCGAGATCGCTGAGATCGACTCCCGCGGCAAGCTCTCCCTGATCCCCGTCATCGAGGGTGAAGAGAACGCCGAGGACGACAAGAAGGACGACGGCGACAAGTGA
- a CDS encoding M16 family metallopeptidase produces MTSTSTTTTARTSSEARAVARTQTLIQGTNGIGTVRKTTLPGGLRIVTETLPSVRSATFGIWAHVGSRDETPSLNGATHYLEHLLFKGTHKRSALDISSAIDAVGGEMNAFTAKEYTCYYARVLDTDLPLAIDVVCDMLTGSLIREEDVNVERGAILEEIAMTEDDPGDCVHDLFARTMFGDNPLGRPVLGTVDTVNALTADRIRRFYKKHYDPTHLVVAAAGNIDHDKVVRQVRAAFEKAGAFRTPEAAPIAPRDGRRVLRSTGKVELIGRKTEQAHVVLGMPGLARTDERRWALGVLNTALGGGMSSRLFQEVREKRGLAYSVYSYTSGFADCGLFGVYAGCRPSQVHDVLKICRDELDQVAEHGLSDDEIGRAVGQLQGSTVLGLEDTGALMNRIGKSELCWGEQMSVDDMLARIASVTPDEVREVAREILGQRPSLSVIGPLKDKQAARLHDAVA; encoded by the coding sequence GTGACGTCGACCAGCACCACGACGACGGCCCGCACCTCCTCGGAGGCGCGGGCCGTCGCCCGTACCCAAACCCTCATCCAGGGCACCAACGGCATCGGCACGGTCCGTAAGACCACCCTCCCGGGCGGCCTGCGCATCGTCACCGAGACGCTGCCCTCGGTCCGCTCCGCGACCTTCGGCATCTGGGCACACGTGGGCTCCCGCGACGAGACACCGTCCCTGAACGGCGCCACGCACTACCTGGAGCACCTCCTCTTCAAGGGCACGCACAAGCGCAGCGCGCTGGACATCTCCTCCGCGATCGACGCGGTCGGCGGCGAGATGAACGCGTTCACGGCGAAGGAGTACACGTGCTACTACGCGCGCGTGCTCGACACCGACCTGCCGCTCGCCATCGACGTGGTCTGCGACATGCTGACCGGCTCCCTGATCCGCGAGGAGGACGTCAACGTAGAGCGTGGCGCCATCCTCGAAGAGATCGCCATGACGGAGGACGACCCGGGCGACTGCGTGCACGACCTGTTCGCACGCACGATGTTCGGCGACAACCCCCTCGGCCGCCCGGTCCTCGGCACGGTCGACACCGTCAACGCCCTTACCGCGGACCGCATCCGCCGCTTCTACAAGAAGCACTACGACCCGACCCACCTCGTGGTCGCGGCCGCCGGCAACATCGACCACGACAAGGTCGTACGACAGGTTCGTGCCGCCTTCGAGAAGGCCGGCGCCTTCCGCACGCCCGAGGCAGCCCCCATCGCCCCGCGCGACGGCCGCCGCGTGCTGCGCTCCACGGGCAAGGTCGAGCTGATCGGCCGCAAGACCGAGCAGGCGCACGTCGTCCTCGGCATGCCCGGCCTGGCCCGCACCGACGAGCGCCGCTGGGCCCTCGGGGTCCTCAACACGGCCCTCGGCGGCGGCATGTCGTCCCGCCTCTTCCAGGAGGTCCGGGAGAAGCGCGGCCTGGCCTACAGCGTGTACTCGTACACGTCCGGCTTCGCCGACTGCGGCCTCTTCGGCGTCTACGCCGGCTGCCGGCCCTCGCAGGTCCACGACGTGCTGAAGATCTGCCGCGACGAACTCGACCAGGTCGCCGAACACGGCCTGTCCGACGACGAGATCGGCCGCGCCGTCGGCCAGCTCCAGGGCTCCACCGTCCTCGGCCTCGAGGACACGGGCGCGCTGATGAACCGTATCGGCAAGAGCGAGCTGTGCTGGGGCGAGCAGATGTCCGTCGACGACATGCTGGCCCGGATCGCCTCTGTCACCCCGGACGAGGTCCGCGAGGTCGCCCGCGAGATCCTGGGACAGCGGCCCTCGCTGTCGGTCATCGGCCCGCTCAAGGACAAACAGGCGGCCCGACTGCACGACGCCGTCGCCTGA
- the dapA gene encoding 4-hydroxy-tetrahydrodipicolinate synthase codes for MAPTSTPQTPFGRVLTAMVTPFTADGALDLDGAQRLAAHLVDAGNDGLIINGTTGESPTTSDTEKSDLVRAVLEAVGDRAHVIAGVGTNDTQHSVELARTAEHTGAHGLLVVTPYYNKPPQEGLYRHFKAVADATELPVMLYDIPGRSGVPIGTETLVRLAEHPRIVANKDAKGDLGRASWAIARTGLAWYSGDDMLNLPLLSVGAVGFVSVVGHVVTPELRTLVEAYVSGDVQKATEIHQKLLPVYTGMFRTQGVMTTKAALTLQGLPAGPLRSPMVECSPEEIAQLKIDLAAGGVQL; via the coding sequence ATGGCTCCGACCTCCACTCCGCAGACCCCCTTCGGGCGGGTCCTCACCGCCATGGTCACGCCGTTCACGGCGGACGGCGCACTCGACCTCGACGGCGCTCAGCGGCTCGCTGCCCACCTGGTGGACGCAGGCAACGACGGCCTGATCATCAACGGCACCACCGGTGAGTCCCCGACCACCAGCGACACGGAGAAATCGGATCTCGTACGAGCCGTACTGGAGGCGGTCGGCGACCGTGCCCACGTCATCGCGGGCGTCGGCACCAACGACACCCAGCACAGCGTCGAACTCGCCCGCACGGCCGAACACACCGGCGCACACGGCCTGCTCGTCGTCACGCCGTACTACAACAAGCCCCCACAGGAGGGCCTCTACCGGCACTTCAAGGCGGTCGCAGACGCCACCGAACTGCCGGTCATGCTCTACGACATCCCCGGCCGCAGCGGCGTCCCGATCGGCACCGAGACACTGGTCCGACTCGCCGAGCACCCGCGGATCGTCGCCAACAAGGACGCCAAGGGCGACCTCGGCCGCGCAAGCTGGGCCATCGCCCGGACCGGCCTGGCCTGGTACTCCGGCGACGACATGCTGAACCTGCCGCTGCTCTCCGTGGGCGCGGTCGGCTTCGTCTCGGTCGTCGGCCATGTGGTCACACCCGAGCTGCGCACCCTGGTGGAGGCGTACGTCTCCGGTGACGTACAGAAGGCCACCGAGATCCACCAGAAGCTGCTCCCCGTCTACACCGGCATGTTCCGCACTCAGGGCGTCATGACCACCAAGGCCGCGCTGACCCTCCAGGGACTGCCCGCCGGACCGCTGCGCTCACCGATGGTCGAGTGCTCGCCCGAGGAGATCGCCCAGCTCAAGATCGATCTTGCCGCCGGCGGGGTACAGCTCTGA
- the dapB gene encoding 4-hydroxy-tetrahydrodipicolinate reductase: MSKLRVAVLGAKGRIGAEAVRAVEAAEDMELVAALGRGDSLETLAESGAQVAVELTTPASVMDNLDFCVGHGIHAVVGTTGWTDERLAQLTGWLDRSPQTGVLIAPNFSIGAVLTMKFAQIAAPYFESVEVIELHHPKKVDAPSGTATRTAQLIAEARAKAGTALAPDATETALDGARGADVDGIPVHSVRLRGLLAHQEVLLGGEGETLTVRHDSLHHSSFMPGILLGARRVVTTPGLTFGLEHFLDLG, from the coding sequence ATGAGCAAGCTGCGCGTGGCGGTCCTCGGTGCCAAGGGCCGGATCGGCGCCGAGGCGGTACGAGCCGTCGAGGCCGCCGAGGACATGGAACTGGTGGCGGCCCTGGGCCGGGGTGACTCACTGGAGACACTCGCGGAGTCCGGTGCCCAGGTCGCGGTCGAACTGACCACCCCCGCCTCGGTGATGGACAACCTCGACTTCTGCGTGGGCCACGGCATCCACGCGGTCGTCGGCACGACGGGCTGGACCGACGAACGCCTCGCCCAACTCACCGGCTGGCTGGACAGGTCCCCGCAGACGGGCGTCCTCATCGCGCCCAACTTCTCCATCGGGGCCGTACTGACCATGAAGTTCGCGCAGATCGCGGCGCCGTACTTCGAGTCCGTCGAGGTCATCGAACTGCACCACCCGAAGAAGGTCGACGCCCCGAGCGGTACGGCCACGCGCACGGCCCAGCTCATCGCCGAGGCGCGCGCGAAGGCGGGCACGGCTCTGGCGCCGGACGCCACGGAGACGGCCCTGGACGGCGCGAGGGGGGCGGACGTCGACGGGATCCCCGTCCACTCCGTCCGGCTGCGCGGTCTGCTGGCCCACCAGGAGGTCCTGCTCGGCGGTGAGGGCGAGACCCTGACCGTGCGGCACGACTCCCTGCACCACAGCAGCTTCATGCCGGGCATCCTGCTCGGCGCCCGCCGCGTGGTGACGACCCCGGGCCTCACCTTCGGCCTGGAACACTTCCTGGACCTGGGCTGA
- the thyX gene encoding FAD-dependent thymidylate synthase, with protein MTDTPADDLKPSFRSDVTVELVKHTASDADVLFAARVSTIGEQSLEEMGKDPERSKGLINYLMRDRHGSPFEHNSMTFFISAPIFVFREFMRHRVGWSYNEESGRYRELEPVFYVPGESRKLVQEGRPGKYVFVEGTQAQQELVGRTMEDSYRQAYEAYQEMLAAGVAREVARAVLPVGLFSSMYATCNARSLMHFLGLRTQHELAKVPSFPQREIEMVGEKMEEQWAKLMPLTYSAFNTNGRVAP; from the coding sequence GTGACCGACACTCCCGCCGACGACCTCAAGCCCAGTTTCCGCAGCGATGTCACCGTCGAGCTGGTCAAGCACACCGCGTCCGACGCGGACGTGCTCTTCGCCGCCCGCGTCTCGACGATCGGCGAACAGTCCCTGGAGGAGATGGGCAAGGACCCCGAGCGCTCCAAGGGCCTGATCAACTACCTGATGCGGGACCGGCACGGCAGCCCCTTCGAGCACAACTCGATGACCTTCTTCATCAGCGCCCCGATCTTCGTGTTCCGCGAGTTCATGCGGCACCGGGTGGGCTGGTCGTACAACGAGGAATCGGGAAGGTACAGGGAGCTCGAGCCCGTCTTCTACGTCCCCGGCGAGTCCCGCAAGCTGGTCCAGGAGGGCCGCCCGGGCAAGTACGTCTTCGTGGAGGGCACCCAGGCCCAGCAGGAGCTGGTCGGCCGCACCATGGAGGACTCGTACCGCCAGGCGTACGAGGCGTACCAGGAGATGCTCGCGGCCGGCGTAGCCCGCGAGGTGGCCCGAGCCGTCCTCCCCGTAGGCCTCTTCTCCTCGATGTACGCCACGTGCAACGCACGCTCGCTGATGCACTTCCTCGGCCTGCGCACGCAGCACGAGCTGGCGAAGGTCCCGTCCTTCCCGCAGCGGGAGATCGAGATGGTCGGCGAGAAGATGGAGGAGCAGTGGGCCAAGCTCATGCCGCTCACCTACTCGGCCTTCAATACCAACGGTCGTGTCGCCCCGTAG